TCCCTCGACCAGGGCCTGCTCGCCGAGCTGCTCGGACGCGCCGAGCTCCGCGAGCTGCTCGACCTCGAGGTGCTCGCGGAGGTGGAGGCCGAGCTCCAGTGGCTGGCCGACGACCGGCGCGCCCGCACCGCCGAGGGGGTCGCCGACCTGCTCCGGCTCGTCGGACCGCTGTCGACCGACGAGGTCCGCGCCCGCGCGGTCGACGGCGCCGACGTCGAGGCGTGGCTCGCCGAGCTCGAGGCCAGCCGCCGGGTGCTCCGGGTCCGGATGGCCGGCGACGAGCGCTGGACCGCGATCGAGGACATCGGACGGCTCCGCGACGGCCTCGGCGTGCCGGTCCCGGTCGGCACCCCCGACGCCTTCCTCGAGCTCCCCGACGACCCGCTCGGTGACCTCGTCTCGCGCTACGCCCGCAGCCACGGGCCCTTCACCACGACCGAGGTCGCCAGCCGTCTCGGGCTCGGCGAGGCGGTGGCGCGCCAGACCCTCCAGCGCCTGGCCCACCGCGGTCGGGTGCTCGACGGCGAGTTCCGCCCCTCGGGCTCGGGCAGCGAGTGGTGCGACGCCGAGGTGCTGCGCAAGCTCCGCCGTCGCTCGCTGGCCCGGCTGCGCCAGGAGATCGAGCCGGTCCCGCAGGACGCGGTCGCCCGGTTCCTCCCCGCCTGGCAGCGCGTCGGCGGCACCGGCCGCAGCCAGCTGCGCGGCGTCGACGGCGTGGTCGCCGCGATCGACCAGCTCGCCGGCTGCCCGGTCCCGGCCAGTGCGCTCGAGCCGCTGGTCCTCGCGGCGCGGGTCCGCGACTACGAGCCCTCGATGCTCGACGAGCTCACCGCGTCGGGCGAGGTGATCTGGTCGGGTCACGCCCCGCTGCCCGGCAGCGACGGCTGGGTGAGCCTCCACCTCGCCGACCAGGCCCACCTCACCCTGCCCGAGGTCGAGGCCGACGAGCCGACCGGCCTGCAGCGCGCCGTCCTCGACGCGCTCGACCCCGGCGGGGCGTGGTTCTTCCGCCAGCTCGCCGACCGGGTCGGCGCCACGAGCGACGCCGAGCTGTCGACCGCGCTCTGGGAGCTGGTCTGGCAGGGCCGCGTCACCAACGACACGCTCACCCCGCTGCGCGCCCTCGTCCGCAGCGGCACCCCGTCGCACCGCACCCGCCGCACGCCCCCGCGCCTGGGTCGCCCCGGTCGGGGCGGGGGCCGGATGCCGGCCCGCACCGGCCCTCCCGAGACCGCCGGACGGTGGGCCCTGCTGCCCGAGCGCGACGACGACCCGACCCGTCGCGCCCACGCGCGCGCCGAGCACCTCCTCGAGCGGCACGGCGTCGTCACCCGAGGCGCCGTGGTGAGCGAGCGGGTCGCCGGGGGCTTCGCGGGCGTCTACAAGGTGCTCAGCGCCTTCGAGGACTCCGGCCGCTGCCGTCGCGGCTACTTCATCGAGGGCCTCGGTGCCGCGCAGTTCGGCACGGCTGGCGCCGTCGACCGGCTGCGCACCTTCTCCGACCCCGCGTCGGCGTCGGGCGCCAAGCCCGAGGTGGTCGCCCTCGCCGCGACCGACCCGGCCAACGTCTTCGGCGCGGCCCTGCCGTGGCCCGAGGCCGATGCCGAGCGCTCCGGCCACCGGCCGGGCCGCAAGGCCGGGGCGATGGTCGTGCTGGTCGACGGGGCGCTCACCGTCTACGTCGAGCGCGGCGGCCGCACGCTGCTCACCTGGAGCGAGGACGAGGACGTCCTCACCCCTGCGGCGTCAGCGCTCGCCGAGGCCGCGGGGCGCGGCGCCCTGGGCCGGCTCACGGTCGAGAAGGCCGACGGCCAGCCGCTGATCGGCGGCGGCGGTGACACGCCGATCCGCCAGGCGCTCGCGGCAGCCGGCTTCGTGGCCACGCCCAAGGGACTGAGGCTGCGTGCCTGAGGGTGACACCGTCTTCCGGTCGGCGGCCGCGCTCGACCGCGCCCTCACCGGTCACCGGCTCACCGTCACCGACTTCCGCGTCCCGGCCTTCGCCACCCTCGACCTCACCGGCGGCACCGTCGTGCGTACCCTGTCGCGCGGCAAGCACCTGATCACGCGGATCGACCACGACCGCGCCTGGAGCCTGCACACCCACCTCAAGATGGAGGGCTCCTGGCACGTCTACGCCGACGGCGACCGCTGGCGGCGTCCGGGCGAGCAGGTCCGGGCAGTGCTCGGGATCGAGGGACGCACGGCCGTCGGGTTCTCGCTCGGCATCGTCGAGGTGGTGCCGCGCCACGAGGAGGCGGCCCTCACCGCGCACCTCGGCCCGGACCTGCTCGGTCCGGACTGGGATCCCGACGAGGCTCTCGCCCGACTGCTCGTGCAGCCGGAGCGTCCGCTGGGCGAGGCGCTGCTCGACCAGCGCAACCTCGCCGGGATCGGCAACATGTACATGGCCGAGCTGTGCTTCACCAGCGGCGTGCACCCGACCACCCCGGTCGGGCTCGTGCGCGACCTGCCGCGGCTGTTGCGCCGCGCCCACCAGATGCTCGAGGTCAACCGGCACCGGGCGATCCAGTCGACCACCGGCAACCTGCGCCAGCGCGAGCGGCTGTGGGTCTACCGGCGCGACCGGTCGCCGTGCCGTCGTTGCGGCACGCCGGTCGAGGTCGACATGGTCGGCGAGCCCGGCCGCCAGCGAGCCGCCTACTGGTGCCCGAGCTGCCAGCCAGCGGCTTGAGCCACGGGCCGGCGTCAGGCGGCGGAGGCGACCACGTCGCCGGCGCCGATCGGCGCGCTCGGCACCAGGCCGAGCGCGACCTCCTCGAGCGCCACCGCGTCGGCGACGTCGCGGAGCACGTCGGAGAGCGGGAGGTCCATCGCCTGGCACAGCGAGGCGAGGAGCTCGGAGGACGCCTCCTTCTGCCCCCGCTCGATCTCGGAGATGTAGCCCAGGCTGACCCGGGCCTCGGCGGAGAGGTCGCGCAGGGTCATCCCCCGCTGCATGCGGGCACCGCGCAGCACCTCACCGAGCAGTCGTCGGAAGAGAACCATGCGCGATGTCCTTACTCTCGGTCGAGTGGAGTCGTGGGGCCAACGCTACCCGAGGAGGGTTTCTTCCCGGGCGAGGATCCGCGCATCGTCTCGACCAGCAGGTCGAGGGCCGCGGCGCAGGTGGCCTCCCGGATCCCGCTCCGGTCCCCCTCGAGCGCGAGCAGGCGCGTGCGGAGCCCGTCGGGGCCGGCCACGCCGACCCACACGGTGCCTGCCGGGTGCCCCTCCTGCGGGTCGGGCCCGGCGACCCCGGTCGTCGACACGCCCCAGGTCGCGTCCAGGCGCCGGCGCACGCCCTGCGCCATCGCGGCGGCGCACTCGCCGGACACCACGCCGTGCCGCGCCACCACGTCCTCGGGCACGTCCAGCAGCGACACCTTGACCCGCGTCGCGTAGGAGACCACGCCGCCGACGAGGGCCCGCGACGCACCCGGGACGTCCGTGAGCCGGGCAGCGAGCAGGCCACCGGTCAGCGACTCGGCGCACGCCACCGTCCCACCGCTGCCCACCAGCAGGTCGAGCGCGAGGTGCGCCTGCGGCAGCCACATGTCGGTGACACTAGCCGCATGCCCCTCCCCATCGAGGACTACGCACTGATCGGCGACCGTGCCACTGCCGCACTGGTCGGCAGGGACGGCTCGATCGACTGGCTGTGCCTGCCCCGCTTCGACTCCCCCGCCTGCTTCGCCGCGCTGCTCGGCTCCGAGGAGCACGGCCGCTGGCTGCTCGCCCCGGCCGAGCCGGTGGTGTCGACCAGCAGGAGGTACGTCGACGGCACCGCGCTGCTGGAGACCACGTTCACCACCGCCGGCGGCGAGCTGGTGCTGCTCGACGTGATGCCGACCGGCGACGGGCGCGCCGACGTCGTGCGGCGGGTCACCTGCACCCGCGGACGGGTCCGGGTCGCCCACGACTGGCGGGTCCGCACCGACTACGGGCGCGTGCGTCCCTGGGTGAGCCGCGAGCAGGCCTTCGACGAGGAGGTGGTCGTCGCGGTCGCCGGCCCGGACAAGCTGGTCCTGCGCGGACCGCGCCTCCCCCGGGGACACGAGGGCCACCACGACGACGAGTTCGACCTCGTCGCCGGCGAGGAGATGACCTTCTCGATGACGTGGGTGCATTCCTGGCACGACGTCCCCGTCCCCCTCGGCCGCACCGAGCGGATCCGGGCCACCGTCGAGCACCAGCGCGCCTGGTCGGCCCGGGCACCGCAGGACGTGCCGCACGCCGACCTCGTGGGACGCAGCCTGCTCACGCTGATGCTGATGACCCACCAGGACACCGGCGGGATCGTCGCCGCACCGACCACGTCGTTGCCCGAGGACTTCGGCGGCGAGCGCAACTGGGACTACCGCTACTGCTGGTTGCGCGACGCGGCCCTCACGCTGGAGTCGCTGCTCGGCGCAGGCTACGAGGAGGAGGCGCTGCAGTGGCGCCGCTGGCTGCTGCGCGCGGTCGCCGGCGACCCGGCCGACCTGCAGATCATGTACACCGTCGACGGCGGCCGCGAGCTGCCCGAGCGCGAGCTCGAGCACCTGCCCGGCTACGCCGGCAGCCGCCCGGTCCGGATCGGCAACGGTGCGGTGTCGCAGCGGCAGAACGACGTGCTCGGCGAGGTGATGATCGCGCTCGACCTGGCCCGTCGGGCCGGGCTCGAGGAGACCGGCAACTCGTGGGCGCTGCAGCGAGCGCTCGTCGACGAGCTCACCGCGCACTGGGACGACCCCGACCACGGCCTGTGGGAGATCCGCGGACCGCTGCGGCACTTCACCCACTCGCGGGTGATGGTCTGGGTCGCCTTCGACCGCGCCGTGCGGGCCGTCGAGGAGCACGGCCTCCCGGGACCGGTCGACCGGTGGCGCGAGCTGCGCGACCGGGTGCGCGCGGAGGTGCTGGACAAGGGCTGGGACGCCGATCGCGGCACGTTCACCCAGCACTACGACACCCGTGAGGTCGACGCCTCGCTGCTCGTCATCCCGCTCGTCGGGTTCCTGCCCGCCGACGACCCACGCGTCCTCGGCACGATCGCGGCGGTGCAGGAGGACCTGCTGCGCGACGGCCTGCTCCTGCGCTACCGCACCGACACCGGGGTCGACGGCCTCGCCGGCTCCGAGCACCCGTTCCTGGCGTGCTCGTTCTGGCTGGTCTCGGCGCTCGCGGCGGCGGGCCGGCGCGAGGAGGCGCACGACCTCTTCGACCGGTTGTGCGGCCTGACCAACGACGTGGGCCTGCTCGCGGAGGAGTACGACGCCGACCACGGCCGGATGGCCGGCAACTTCC
This genomic interval from Nocardioides palaemonis contains the following:
- a CDS encoding glycoside hydrolase family 15 protein, with the translated sequence MPLPIEDYALIGDRATAALVGRDGSIDWLCLPRFDSPACFAALLGSEEHGRWLLAPAEPVVSTSRRYVDGTALLETTFTTAGGELVLLDVMPTGDGRADVVRRVTCTRGRVRVAHDWRVRTDYGRVRPWVSREQAFDEEVVVAVAGPDKLVLRGPRLPRGHEGHHDDEFDLVAGEEMTFSMTWVHSWHDVPVPLGRTERIRATVEHQRAWSARAPQDVPHADLVGRSLLTLMLMTHQDTGGIVAAPTTSLPEDFGGERNWDYRYCWLRDAALTLESLLGAGYEEEALQWRRWLLRAVAGDPADLQIMYTVDGGRELPERELEHLPGYAGSRPVRIGNGAVSQRQNDVLGEVMIALDLARRAGLEETGNSWALQRALVDELTAHWDDPDHGLWEIRGPLRHFTHSRVMVWVAFDRAVRAVEEHGLPGPVDRWRELRDRVRAEVLDKGWDADRGTFTQHYDTREVDASLLVIPLVGFLPADDPRVLGTIAAVQEDLLRDGLLLRYRTDTGVDGLAGSEHPFLACSFWLVSALAAAGRREEAHDLFDRLCGLTNDVGLLAEEYDADHGRMAGNFPQAFSHLALVQAALALR
- a CDS encoding helix-turn-helix domain-containing protein; the encoded protein is MVLFRRLLGEVLRGARMQRGMTLRDLSAEARVSLGYISEIERGQKEASSELLASLCQAMDLPLSDVLRDVADAVALEEVALGLVPSAPIGAGDVVASAA
- a CDS encoding Fpg/Nei family DNA glycosylase; this translates as MPEGDTVFRSAAALDRALTGHRLTVTDFRVPAFATLDLTGGTVVRTLSRGKHLITRIDHDRAWSLHTHLKMEGSWHVYADGDRWRRPGEQVRAVLGIEGRTAVGFSLGIVEVVPRHEEAALTAHLGPDLLGPDWDPDEALARLLVQPERPLGEALLDQRNLAGIGNMYMAELCFTSGVHPTTPVGLVRDLPRLLRRAHQMLEVNRHRAIQSTTGNLRQRERLWVYRRDRSPCRRCGTPVEVDMVGEPGRQRAAYWCPSCQPAA
- a CDS encoding CinA family protein, producing the protein MWLPQAHLALDLLVGSGGTVACAESLTGGLLAARLTDVPGASRALVGGVVSYATRVKVSLLDVPEDVVARHGVVSGECAAAMAQGVRRRLDATWGVSTTGVAGPDPQEGHPAGTVWVGVAGPDGLRTRLLALEGDRSGIREATCAAALDLLVETMRGSSPGKKPSSGSVGPTTPLDRE